From Heliangelus exortis chromosome 11, bHelExo1.hap1, whole genome shotgun sequence:
CTCCTCCAAGTTATTTATTAAAGAATAAACTCTATTTCTGGATAAACAAAGGTGGGGCtgtgggaggagggagctgctctCCTTGCTCCACCCCTGAGCCCTCAGTTGCTGATGTGTTTAATGCCCCAGACACCTTTTTTTTGGCTCCTGGTTCTCCTCCCTTTAGGGCTGGGATGTGACTAAGGATGGGGTGACCCTGTAGCCCTTGGATGTGACCACCTGGAGATTGCCCAGGAGCAGCTAATGGGTTTCCCTGAAACCTCTgaccctcctcttcctcccagcaCAGGATACCCTAGGGTACAAAGCTGGCTGGGAATGAAGAACTCCAATAAAACtctttattatattaatattcgCTGGCAATGAAGCTAGCTAGCCCTTAGAGCTCCAATCAAATTAGGGAAGCTATAATGAACAAGAAGTGGTGCATTAATTCATTAGCTGGGAATTACACTGAATTATCTGGGCAAATACAGCAAAACTTTAATTTACTGGTGATGTTTTCAAATGGCTTTTGCTCCTTTGTCCCCATCTACACCACAATGAGTTTTTACTGGCAGCAAGAACGAGAAGGGAGTTAACTCCAGCTTCTTGGAGAAATGCTTTTTTATCTCAGATGGAAATAAACTCCTCAAATTTTCCTTTTGGCTCCTTCTCAAGGTCTGCACAAGGAAAATGGATGTTATTTCTAATAGACAAGTGCTCAGGAAACCCCTTCACAGGGAAAAGCTCCACTAGCAGCATACCAAGGCTTAGGGTAAGACACCCTGGTCACCTGGCACAACGAAGATGATACCAAAAATCACCAGCAGGTAGCACCTCAAAGCACCCAGCCATGGGATGAGGGAATTCTGCAGCCTCCAGCTTGGCCTGGGGGTGACAACTGCTCTCAGCgtgtccccagcagctcagggcaaGCAAACCACCTTTGAGGAACATTTGCATCACTCAAGAGCCTGGGAAATACAACTGGTGTTTAACTCACACCCCAAGGAGCTGAGACACCAAGAGCTCAACCCCGACTTGGATTCCCCCAGGCACAAGACACCTCAAGCCTTCAGCAGCCTTAACCAAGGGATCAGGACAAACCTACATTCCACAGGATggaaagccacagaaaaaaacaaaatctaagGCCCACCTTCTGCATATTGACTCAGGTTCTCCAGCATCACCCCTGCTCATGAGCACCAACCAGGACTCCTAGAGCCAGGAACCCATCTGGCACCTCTCAGTTTACATCTGCATGAAATGTAGGAGCCAGCCTTTTCTTGCAGGCAGCATTTAGGATTCCTTGCTGTCAGGCAGAGCATCACCTGGGAAGCccacagagctgtgtgctgagtcccagcagcagccctgaccATGTGGAAAACCTTCCACCTTCCCCCTCCAAGTGCTGTGGCTTGGGAGATGctttcaggcagcagcagctctccaggcaTCTTTGGTCCCACCACTGGTTCGTTGGTGGCTTCCCAAGGAGCTGAGGTCACCCCTGGAGGTGGCTTACCTGGCAGAGGGTGCAGAAGCAAAGCCTTGATTCCCCTCTCAGAGCATGTCCCTTCCCACAGGGGATGAGGAGAgacaaatatttctctttattaGGGTCAGGGAGTTACAATGACACTCCAGGAAGACAGCTACACTTTTGGCACACAAAAACCAGCCCAAGGGCAGTTAAAGTCAGCAGAGTGGCCACCACGAGCAGGGCAACTGTGACCAGCAGAGGAAGCCCTTCAGCAGCACCTGCAAGGGACAGGAGTCAGTTAGCAGACCTTTAATGGCTTTCCATCTGAACTTTAAGAAGTTGTGTCCCGTTCCATCCCGTCCCCCCAGACCACCTTTTGGGGATTATTCCAGAAGCTCTCTGCCCAGGTGTGAACCCATGAAGAGGCCAACCTGGAGTCCCCTTCAGCTGAGAAGTGAAGGTGCAGCAGCAAGCACACATACCCTGCAAGGTCTCATGTGCTGGGCCCAGAGCTCCCAAGGAACTCTGTAATCCCTGAGCTGGATCAAGAATTAACAGTGGTCCAACTGAGACTTCAGCCTCTGTTGCCCTCAGAGGCCCACCTAGAgaagagatggagatggagctcagctgaggcagctcctgctcagcctggaTTTCAGGGTGGCCCCTGTGGGTTTCCAGTAGCTTTACATAGGACATGTGATTAATACTCAAGGAGTTTGAAGGCAAGATGCATCTTAAGATGCATTTGCTGAAGATCTTGCAGCACCTTGGCCACCACAAGAGGTGGACTCAGATTTTGGGACCCAAAGCCTTACCAtgcttggaagggacccctcTCTTCAAACGCCTCCCTGCCCATCGGGCTGCAGGATTCATTCTCCAGGAGTATCCTCCAGAAGTCAGACAGTTGCCTGtctcacagcagctgcagatgtCCCCAGTACCTTCCACAGGAGCCCAGCTGAAAAGAGAATTACCTGTAaagctctgctccaggctgggccCCTCCCTCCCTACCCCAGCTACTCACAGGCTGCTGGCTCTGTTGAAGGAACAAGCCTTGTTCAATGGACCTGGGGCTTGGTCAGCTGGGGAGACCTTCAGGTGGCAGGTGATATAGATCTGGAAGAGAAATTAAACCAACATCCAAGGTTAATAAATCTGTTCCTGAGCTTCAGAGGACACTGAAGGAAGAGGGGTGGGCACCACATCTCACCAGGTTTCTGTCATCTCCTGCAAACTTGAACGCATCAACCATGAACTGCAGGGTTTCCTGCCTTGGCCTTGGAGAGATGAAGGCTGAAGTGCTGTCATCTGATCTCCCATCCACCAAGCACCTGGGCACGGGGCAGAAATCAGGGACATCCCAGCCAGCTACACCAGACCCaccccagggagcagagcatccCTTACCCACTGAGGCTGATCAGGGAGTATCGGGGAGAGGAGCTCCTGTCCGGGCTCAGAGTAGCAACACAGTCATCCACAAAGAGCCTGAGGGGTACATGGCCCCCAGAAGCAACGTCAGCCTGGATGTGGAGCCTTTCACCCAGCTGGAAGCCATTGGAGAGTCTCTCAGTGCTCCAATCATCTGGAAGGTAGAGTCCGGGTTACAGCTCAGGAGGAGAACACCACCTTGCACGGGGAACCTCTGAACTGCGACGCAGGTCACTTCTTCcacatttggggtttttttgatagaTTATGGCTGGTTGGGCCCTCAGCATGTGGCCGAAagctggaaggaggaaggagctgagggaattggggcTGCCAGGTCTGTACCCACCGTTCATCAGGCGCAGGGAGAACCTCAGCTTCTCCTCGGCTGACAGCGTGGAGTGGAAGGGAGCCCAGGTGGGCTGGATAGCTTTACTGCTCACATTGCTCTTCCTAAATGGAAGATAAGCATGTTAAAGATCCCAAACAAA
This genomic window contains:
- the LOC139800961 gene encoding zona pellucida sperm-binding protein 3-like; its protein translation is MGSGGSLGAVLFSWVLAGAMSYSPWGVPQRDSGVLRGRGDSSWSWLQVPSFSQPWAWVDISQLQAAAPLHPVAVQCQEAQVMVTVHRDLFGIGRLVRAADLSLGSAACLPVAQDAAENTVTFLAGLHECGSTLELTPDSLIYKTSLSYKPTPSGNLVIVRTNAAVVPIECHYPRKSNVSSKAIQPTWAPFHSTLSAEEKLRFSLRLMNDDWSTERLSNGFQLGERLHIQADVASGGHVPLRLFVDDCVATLSPDRSSSPRYSLISLSGCLVDGRSDDSTSAFISPRPRQETLQFMVDAFKFAGDDRNLIYITCHLKVSPADQAPGPLNKACSFNRASSLWAPVEGTGDICSCCETGNCLTSGGYSWRMNPAARWAGRRLKRGVPSKHGGPLRATEAEVSVGPLLILDPAQGLQSSLGALGPAHETLQGAAEGLPLLVTVALLVVATLLTLTALGLVFVCQKCSCLPGVSL